A region from the Excalfactoria chinensis isolate bCotChi1 chromosome 11, bCotChi1.hap2, whole genome shotgun sequence genome encodes:
- the NRN1L gene encoding neuritin-like protein yields MGCGCGRLLGAVCPLLLLLLLPHIAVAQEPISSTAGKCNTIYKGFADCLISLGESMAQSMRQQRDEEEEEGGQEAQELDTICRSWDEFHACASGVLSRCPEEAAAIWESLRQESRKIQFQGNLQELCSTRGHLASAQGSAPAETNQATLRGSAPHSHPAILPLLALVLLGTLM; encoded by the exons ATGGGCTGCGGCTGCGGGCGGCTGCTGGGCGCCGTGtgcccgctgctgctgctgctgctgctgccgcaCATCG CCGTCGCTCAGGagcccatcagcagcacagcagggaagtGCAACACCATCTACAAGGGCTTTGCTGACTGCCTCATCAGCCTGGGGGAAAGCATGGCCCAGAGCATGCGGCAGCAGCgggacgaggaggaggaggagggcggcCAGGAGGCGCAGGAGTTGGACACCATCTGCAG GTCCTGGGATGAGTTCCACGCCTGTGCCAGCGGGGTGCTGTCCCGCTGCCCCGAAGAGGCGGCCGCCATCTGGGAGTCTCTACGCCAAGAATCCCGCAAGATCCAGTTCCAGGGCaacctgcaggagctgtgcagcactcgGGGCCACCTGGCCAGCGCCCAGGGCTCAGCGCCTGCAGAGACCAACCAGGCCACGCTGAGGGGCTCAGCCCCCCACAGTCACCCCGCCATCCTGCCCCTGCtggccctggtgctgctgggcaccTTGATGTAG